Proteins encoded within one genomic window of Halocatena marina:
- a CDS encoding thioesterase family protein, with product MSQEPFTTDIPVRYRDLDTQNHVNNAVYGTYLEQARAAYIADVLGEAIDQCAVVLAHISIDFRTPVTLADESVSVTVRVPDLGTSSIPMEYEIRTGDGVAATAESVTVAVDEDGGPRSLPEEWRDQVTTYESLSQN from the coding sequence ATGAGTCAAGAGCCGTTCACCACGGACATCCCGGTTCGCTATCGAGATCTCGACACACAAAATCACGTCAATAATGCTGTTTACGGAACGTATCTCGAACAGGCCCGGGCCGCGTACATTGCGGATGTTCTCGGAGAGGCGATTGATCAGTGTGCAGTCGTCCTTGCGCACATCTCGATCGATTTCCGTACACCGGTGACGCTTGCTGACGAATCGGTGTCCGTCACGGTTCGCGTTCCTGATCTGGGTACGTCGAGCATTCCAATGGAGTACGAGATTCGAACGGGAGACGGCGTCGCAGCGACAGCCGAATCCGTGACGGTCGCCGTTGACGAGGATGGTGGGCCGCGTTCTCTTCCTGAGGAGTGGCGCGATCAAGTGACTACCTATGAATCCCTGTCCCAGAACTGA
- a CDS encoding FAD-binding protein has translation MSDTNGREQSFWAWGYADRLPNNDDRRKLKARIENQLGFPERPMLDMPSFEDVVLPDARINIPSDLESFCTRSKRARAHHTYGKAYRDLVRGFHCEFETPPDIVATPRDETDIETRLAWATTESIAVVPFGGGTSVVGGIECSGEGYGGVVTDGWVRVRPRLSSASEQLGTCDLFR, from the coding sequence ATGTCTGATACGAACGGGCGTGAACAGAGCTTCTGGGCGTGGGGCTACGCCGACCGACTTCCGAACAATGACGACCGACGAAAACTAAAGGCTCGTATCGAGAACCAACTCGGATTTCCGGAGCGACCGATGCTCGATATGCCATCGTTCGAGGATGTTGTGCTTCCAGACGCGCGCATCAATATCCCCAGTGATCTCGAATCATTCTGCACTCGATCGAAACGAGCACGGGCACATCACACCTACGGGAAGGCATATCGGGATCTCGTTCGTGGATTTCACTGTGAGTTCGAGACACCACCGGATATCGTCGCTACGCCGCGCGATGAGACGGATATCGAGACACGGCTCGCGTGGGCAACCACTGAGAGCATCGCAGTCGTTCCGTTTGGTGGCGGTACGAGCGTGGTTGGTGGCATCGAATGCTCGGGCGAGGGATACGGGGGCGTCGTCACCGACGGGTGGGTACGCGTCCGACCCCGGTTGTCCTCCGCGTCTGAGCAGCTGGGCACGTGTGATCTTTTTCGGTGA
- a CDS encoding helix-turn-helix domain-containing protein — protein sequence MPRVWLRIKPSHNSLVAFSIDHPDDEFRIFASHPMKDGLRVIVEAETTDPEALCQLFDEASDVRSFEVLRTDQQTVLVQYETSEPAARAAARAAGILPQYPTVLRDGWLTVETITSWERLSQLQTEFETADVSFEILSITQSVEMTDLLTDRQWDVLTEAIERGYYDSPRGCSLTNLASTLDVNPSAVSGVLHRAEEQIIKEFAAEAKRLD from the coding sequence ATGCCCCGAGTGTGGCTCCGGATCAAGCCATCGCATAATTCGTTGGTGGCATTTTCGATCGATCATCCGGATGATGAATTCCGGATCTTCGCCTCCCATCCCATGAAGGACGGTTTGCGCGTCATCGTCGAAGCGGAGACTACTGACCCCGAGGCTCTCTGTCAGCTGTTCGATGAGGCATCGGATGTGCGATCATTTGAGGTGTTACGGACCGATCAGCAGACTGTGTTGGTCCAGTACGAGACCAGCGAACCTGCGGCGCGTGCAGCGGCACGGGCTGCGGGAATCTTGCCACAGTATCCCACGGTTCTGCGTGACGGCTGGCTCACCGTCGAAACGATCACGTCGTGGGAGCGGTTGTCTCAGCTCCAGACGGAGTTTGAGACGGCCGACGTTTCATTCGAGATCCTCTCAATCACCCAGTCGGTCGAGATGACTGACTTGCTGACAGACCGTCAGTGGGACGTTCTTACTGAAGCTATCGAGCGAGGGTACTACGATAGTCCGCGAGGCTGTTCGCTCACTAATCTGGCAAGCACGCTGGATGTCAATCCATCAGCGGTGAGCGGAGTTCTCCATCGCGCCGAAGAGCAGATCATCAAGGAGTTCGCTGCCGAGGCTAAGCGTCTCGATTGA
- a CDS encoding ATP-dependent DNA helicase: MSDSIGDRTVPRVSIDAEWADLFPFDPYPQQVDGVERALDVCRDQGYLLLEGACGTGKTLIALAAGVQTVLDGDADRVMAVTPVKQQLKQFVTEIRAINDNREDGETPITGLVMVGKRDMLPYAREEQLSDAKSVHDAASDMRETTASLISRESMLELDIAPGDLDGRINTCDESGCDRLSYGSHECPEHRSERDEDTTWYDPVRAKALCQLVSESDGPRLETAGATAPYPESPPHTRDVLDIYASDEIPAADAGYFDPFYARFFADEEWIPFGFDESETSVLDSETIVRAAVSRGTCPHEAMASLMSEADVLIGNYNHVFDPMTRRLTGEKAGVLDKGTVLIIDEAHMLEERVRDLLSDTLSLHALRTAHRDIALAREYLSGTGGEPGADPLAHQRQAKSVLSDYDGLKASDLRVGQQFIEWLIEAIDEEVSSFLHEEYGDWQRRFREGSLPTDDHEIPLRDPQTVAVDRLTEAAGSTFDDDVWRRMRTIGSAVGAIHEADSQTDRTPVSEGVGMLLFEWGLADERTYFREIELEYAEKPADTTLPDWVSAYNGALSLYNCIPHDPLATIFEDLAGGVLMSATLEPFDVYLRVSGLDHLAGSDSTSTSDSTTNSASGSNATHGAEQETDSRRIETTGYGLSFPRKNRASWIVDLPAFTYRNRGPPSAAFDAMTRARQAHASAIVTVARSHGNILLCLPSYAEAEWAVTHLREHVTKPVLCDRSSESGTTDAMLGRFFQDDGTDRVLVTSARGTVTEGIDYKGSRLHTAAVVGVPYANTANARMKAVINAYDREFEDGGFEYAVKVPAVRKTRQALGRVLRGHSEVGTRILLDGRYRPDAPRSVNTYLSASERTEFTTVSPDMLDYALNQFWDRDS; the protein is encoded by the coding sequence GTGAGTGACAGCATCGGTGACCGGACGGTTCCGCGAGTGTCCATTGACGCAGAGTGGGCCGACCTGTTTCCGTTCGATCCGTATCCACAGCAAGTCGACGGAGTAGAGCGCGCGCTGGACGTGTGTCGGGATCAGGGATATCTTCTTCTCGAAGGTGCATGCGGGACGGGAAAGACGCTCATCGCGCTCGCTGCTGGAGTACAGACGGTTCTTGACGGCGATGCGGATCGTGTGATGGCCGTGACGCCGGTCAAACAGCAGCTGAAGCAGTTCGTTACCGAAATACGAGCCATCAACGACAACCGAGAGGATGGAGAGACGCCGATCACTGGGCTCGTTATGGTCGGGAAACGCGATATGCTTCCGTACGCACGCGAGGAGCAGTTGTCCGACGCGAAAAGCGTCCACGATGCAGCAAGCGACATGCGCGAAACGACGGCAAGTCTCATCAGCCGCGAATCGATGCTCGAACTCGATATCGCCCCCGGTGATCTCGATGGTCGAATCAACACCTGCGACGAGAGCGGGTGTGATCGGCTCTCGTACGGATCACACGAGTGTCCAGAACACCGAAGCGAACGCGACGAAGACACTACGTGGTACGATCCAGTCCGTGCGAAAGCACTCTGTCAGCTCGTTTCGGAGTCGGATGGCCCTCGTCTCGAAACGGCTGGAGCGACCGCACCATACCCCGAATCGCCGCCACACACTCGTGATGTGCTCGACATCTACGCATCAGACGAAATACCGGCAGCCGATGCGGGCTATTTCGATCCGTTCTACGCGCGCTTTTTCGCAGACGAAGAGTGGATTCCATTCGGATTCGATGAAAGCGAGACCAGCGTGCTCGACAGCGAGACCATCGTTCGGGCTGCCGTCTCGCGGGGAACGTGTCCGCACGAGGCAATGGCGTCTCTGATGAGCGAAGCCGACGTACTCATCGGTAACTACAACCACGTCTTCGATCCGATGACGCGTCGTCTCACCGGAGAGAAAGCCGGTGTGCTCGATAAGGGAACGGTGCTCATCATCGATGAAGCGCACATGCTCGAAGAGCGTGTGCGGGATTTACTGTCCGATACGCTGAGTCTGCACGCGCTCCGGACGGCTCACAGAGACATTGCGCTCGCCCGCGAGTATCTGTCCGGAACAGGTGGTGAGCCGGGAGCCGATCCGCTGGCACATCAACGGCAGGCGAAATCAGTGCTCTCCGATTACGATGGGCTCAAAGCGAGCGACCTTCGGGTTGGCCAGCAGTTCATCGAGTGGCTCATTGAGGCGATCGACGAGGAGGTGTCGTCGTTTCTGCACGAGGAGTACGGCGATTGGCAGCGTCGGTTCCGCGAGGGATCGCTACCGACGGACGATCACGAAATCCCGCTCAGAGATCCACAAACGGTTGCGGTGGATCGACTCACAGAGGCAGCTGGGTCCACATTCGATGACGACGTGTGGCGACGGATGCGCACCATCGGGAGCGCTGTTGGCGCGATTCACGAGGCTGATAGCCAAACCGATCGTACACCTGTCTCGGAAGGCGTCGGTATGCTGCTCTTTGAGTGGGGATTAGCCGATGAACGAACGTACTTCCGGGAAATCGAGCTCGAATACGCGGAAAAGCCCGCCGACACGACACTCCCCGATTGGGTCAGTGCGTACAACGGTGCCCTTTCATTGTACAATTGCATCCCACACGATCCGCTCGCTACCATCTTCGAGGATCTCGCTGGAGGCGTGCTGATGTCGGCAACGCTCGAACCGTTCGACGTTTATTTGCGAGTGAGTGGTCTCGATCACCTCGCTGGATCTGATTCGACATCCACGTCGGATTCCACGACTAACTCGGCCTCTGGTTCCAACGCCACGCATGGGGCTGAACAAGAAACCGACAGCCGGCGCATCGAGACGACGGGATACGGACTCTCGTTTCCGCGAAAGAACCGGGCGAGTTGGATCGTTGATCTTCCGGCGTTCACGTATCGGAACCGCGGCCCACCGTCAGCTGCATTCGATGCGATGACACGCGCGCGGCAGGCACACGCGAGTGCGATCGTGACTGTCGCGCGTAGTCACGGAAACATCCTCCTCTGTCTCCCTTCCTACGCTGAGGCGGAGTGGGCGGTCACACACCTCAGAGAACACGTTACCAAGCCCGTGTTGTGCGATCGTTCATCCGAGAGCGGAACGACCGATGCGATGCTCGGACGATTCTTTCAAGACGATGGCACCGATCGGGTGCTCGTTACAAGCGCGCGCGGGACAGTCACCGAGGGCATCGATTACAAGGGAAGTCGACTCCATACAGCCGCTGTCGTTGGCGTCCCCTACGCTAACACGGCAAACGCCCGGATGAAGGCCGTAATAAACGCCTACGACCGCGAATTTGAAGACGGTGGATTCGAGTACGCCGTGAAGGTGCCAGCGGTTCGGAAAACACGGCAAGCACTCGGTCGCGTGCTTCGGGGACACAGTGAGGTCGGAACGCGGATTCTCCTCGATGGACGCTACCGGCCGGACGCCCCTCGCTCGGTGAACACCTATCTCTCTGCGAGTGAACGGACGGAGTTCACGACCGTCAGCCCCGACATGCTCGACTACGCGCTCAATCAGTTCTGGGACAGGGATTCATAG
- a CDS encoding aldehyde dehydrogenase translates to MQRENFDSDRGTVDEEIIERHREIAASVLSSDPYKQRIGGEGVESEAGEECEAIDATTGETLATYWRGTAADVDQAVAAAQTAFDETWGEYSAAQRADAIDSIADALEERKTELARIDSLEMGKPNQHALFVDATIMIDQFRYFAGLARTADDGRRPSSASGKLAYTSREPYGVVGQISAWNFPSMFLAWKMGPALAAGNTIVFKPSPRSVLSTFEAVETMEKHLPSGTINVVPGTGPEVGERITNHPEIRKVSMTGSTAAGRSVMEGAATNIKALSLELGGKSPNIIFPDADLEKAVEGTLIASFFNQGEQCTAGSRLFVHSDVRDEFLERFTSEMERLTVGDPLAPLTDIGPLVDHKHLDRVQSYVDTALQEGADVLVGGGQPDDPELSGAPFFEPTVLTNVKNDHTVACDEIFGPVVSVIEWDDREEMIAQANDTEYGLTSAVWTTDVETAHETAEVLEAGTVWVNTYNDLFDHVPHGGYKQSGLGRELDEEAFESYRQTKTVLLNFGKLPRLG, encoded by the coding sequence ATGCAACGCGAGAACTTCGATAGTGACCGAGGAACCGTGGATGAGGAGATCATCGAGCGCCACCGCGAAATCGCCGCAAGCGTTCTTTCGAGTGATCCATACAAACAACGGATTGGAGGCGAAGGAGTCGAAAGCGAGGCGGGTGAGGAGTGTGAGGCGATCGATGCGACGACTGGTGAAACGCTGGCAACGTACTGGCGCGGCACTGCAGCAGATGTCGATCAGGCGGTAGCGGCTGCCCAAACTGCGTTTGATGAGACGTGGGGTGAGTATTCGGCAGCACAGCGAGCGGACGCCATCGATTCCATTGCCGATGCATTAGAAGAACGCAAGACCGAATTGGCGCGAATCGATTCGCTGGAGATGGGAAAGCCAAATCAGCACGCGCTGTTCGTCGACGCAACGATCATGATCGATCAGTTCCGCTATTTCGCTGGGCTAGCACGGACGGCCGACGACGGCCGCCGTCCGTCGAGCGCGTCGGGGAAACTCGCGTACACGAGCCGCGAACCGTACGGCGTCGTCGGCCAGATCAGTGCGTGGAACTTCCCGTCGATGTTTCTCGCGTGGAAGATGGGTCCTGCGCTCGCGGCGGGCAATACGATCGTCTTTAAACCGTCCCCGCGGTCAGTGCTCTCGACGTTCGAAGCAGTCGAGACGATGGAGAAGCATCTCCCATCGGGAACGATAAACGTCGTTCCAGGAACAGGTCCGGAAGTTGGTGAGCGTATTACGAACCACCCTGAGATACGAAAGGTCTCGATGACTGGATCGACCGCCGCTGGGCGGAGTGTAATGGAGGGTGCAGCGACGAACATCAAGGCGCTGTCACTCGAACTCGGTGGAAAAAGTCCGAACATCATCTTCCCTGACGCTGATCTCGAAAAAGCGGTCGAAGGGACGCTCATCGCCTCGTTCTTCAACCAAGGCGAGCAGTGTACTGCTGGATCGCGGCTGTTCGTTCACTCGGACGTGCGTGATGAATTCTTAGAGCGCTTCACGAGCGAAATGGAGCGCCTCACAGTTGGTGATCCGCTTGCGCCGTTGACGGACATTGGTCCGCTTGTCGACCATAAGCATCTCGACCGCGTCCAGAGCTACGTCGATACAGCCCTTCAGGAAGGGGCAGACGTGCTCGTCGGTGGTGGACAGCCCGATGATCCCGAGCTTTCGGGTGCTCCATTTTTCGAGCCGACAGTGCTCACAAATGTTAAAAACGATCACACAGTCGCTTGTGACGAGATTTTCGGGCCGGTCGTGAGCGTCATCGAGTGGGACGACCGTGAGGAAATGATCGCACAAGCCAACGATACGGAGTACGGTCTCACCTCTGCCGTCTGGACGACCGACGTAGAGACGGCTCACGAGACAGCCGAGGTGCTCGAAGCCGGAACTGTCTGGGTCAACACCTACAACGACTTATTCGATCACGTTCCTCATGGTGGGTACAAACAGTCCGGTCTCGGACGAGAGCTCGATGAAGAAGCATTTGAGAGCTATCGACAGACGAAAACAGTGCTGCTGAACTTCGGAAAGCTCCCACGACTCGGATAA
- the dnaK gene encoding molecular chaperone DnaK, with protein sequence MASNKILGIDLGTTNSAFAVMEGGDPEIIVNAEGDRTTPSVVAFTDDERLIGNPAKNQAVQNPDRTIESIKRHMGKDGYTVDIDGEEYTPEEISAMVLQKIKHDAEEYLGDDVERAVITVPAYFSDRQRQATKDAGEIAGFEVERIVNEPTAASMAYGLEDDSDQTVLVFDLGGGTFDVSILDLGGGVYEVVATNGDNELGGDDWDHAIIEWLADDFEEEHGVDLRDDRQALQRLKDAAEDAKVELSSRKETSINLPFIATTDSGPLTLETKLSRAKFEALTEDLVQRTVEPTEQALADADYSKSDIDEVILVGGSTRMPMVQEQVEELTGQQPKKNVNPDEVVALGAAIQGGVLGGEVDDIVLLDVTPLSLGIEVKGGLFERLIEKNTTIPTEESKIFTTAADNQTNVQVRVFQGEREMANDNELLGEFQLAGIPPAPAGTPQIEVTFNIDENGIVNAEAEDKGSGNAESITIEGGAGLSDDEIENMKADAEEHAEEDEKRRERIEARNDAESSIQRAEKLLEENEEDVSEELREDIESAIESVEETLEDDDATIEELTDATENLAEELQEIGKQMYQQAAQADAAGGPGPNGASAGAGAGAGPGAGAGPGADPGDADGENEREYVDADFDDVDDEQSS encoded by the coding sequence ATGGCGAGTAACAAGATTCTCGGTATCGATCTCGGTACCACCAACAGTGCATTTGCTGTGATGGAAGGTGGCGATCCCGAAATAATCGTTAACGCGGAAGGGGACCGTACAACGCCCTCTGTGGTAGCGTTCACCGACGATGAGCGACTCATCGGTAATCCGGCGAAAAACCAAGCCGTCCAGAACCCAGATCGAACGATCGAGTCGATCAAGCGACACATGGGTAAGGACGGATACACCGTCGACATCGACGGTGAGGAGTACACCCCCGAAGAGATTTCGGCGATGGTTCTCCAGAAAATCAAGCACGACGCCGAGGAGTATCTCGGTGATGATGTAGAGCGTGCTGTTATTACCGTTCCTGCGTACTTCTCCGACCGACAGCGTCAGGCAACGAAAGACGCTGGTGAAATTGCTGGGTTCGAAGTCGAGCGTATCGTCAATGAGCCGACGGCCGCCTCGATGGCGTACGGCCTGGAAGACGATTCTGACCAGACTGTTCTCGTGTTCGACCTCGGTGGTGGCACCTTTGATGTCTCAATTCTCGATCTCGGTGGCGGTGTCTACGAGGTTGTCGCCACGAACGGAGATAACGAGCTCGGTGGCGATGACTGGGACCATGCAATTATCGAGTGGCTAGCCGACGACTTCGAGGAAGAACACGGTGTGGACCTCCGAGACGACCGGCAAGCACTCCAGCGGCTGAAAGACGCTGCCGAGGATGCAAAAGTCGAGCTCTCCAGCCGAAAGGAGACGAGCATCAATCTCCCGTTCATTGCGACGACGGACTCTGGTCCGCTCACGCTCGAAACGAAACTGTCACGCGCAAAGTTCGAGGCTCTCACGGAGGATCTCGTCCAGCGGACGGTCGAGCCAACCGAGCAGGCGCTTGCGGACGCTGACTACTCGAAAAGCGACATCGACGAGGTCATCCTTGTCGGTGGATCGACCCGGATGCCGATGGTCCAAGAGCAGGTCGAAGAACTCACGGGACAACAGCCGAAAAAGAACGTCAATCCGGACGAAGTCGTTGCACTCGGCGCGGCCATTCAGGGTGGTGTCCTCGGCGGCGAGGTCGACGACATCGTGCTCCTCGATGTGACGCCGCTCTCGTTGGGTATCGAAGTCAAAGGAGGGCTATTCGAACGACTCATCGAGAAGAACACAACCATCCCGACCGAAGAGTCGAAGATCTTCACTACGGCCGCCGACAACCAGACAAACGTTCAGGTGCGCGTCTTCCAGGGCGAACGTGAGATGGCGAACGACAACGAACTCCTCGGTGAATTCCAGCTTGCTGGGATCCCACCCGCACCCGCTGGCACACCACAGATTGAGGTGACGTTCAACATTGACGAGAACGGCATCGTCAACGCTGAAGCCGAGGACAAAGGCAGCGGTAACGCCGAATCCATCACCATCGAGGGCGGCGCAGGGCTCTCTGATGACGAGATCGAGAACATGAAAGCGGACGCCGAAGAGCACGCTGAAGAAGACGAAAAGCGTCGTGAGCGTATCGAGGCACGCAACGATGCTGAATCGTCCATCCAGCGAGCCGAGAAACTTCTTGAAGAGAACGAAGAGGACGTGAGTGAAGAGCTTCGGGAGGATATCGAGTCGGCTATCGAATCCGTCGAAGAAACACTAGAGGACGACGACGCCACGATCGAAGAGCTGACCGACGCAACAGAAAACCTCGCAGAAGAATTGCAGGAAATCGGGAAGCAGATGTACCAACAGGCCGCACAGGCCGACGCTGCTGGTGGCCCAGGTCCAAATGGAGCAAGCGCGGGAGCCGGTGCAGGAGCAGGCCCAGGTGCAGGAGCAGGTCCAGGCGCAGATCCCGGTGACGCGGACGGTGAGAACGAACGCGAGTACGTCGATGCTGACTTCGATGACGTAGACGACGAACAGTCGTCGTAA
- a CDS encoding aldehyde dehydrogenase: protein MASETESEAASASERRAEIHERHQETAEAVVPEQRGCYIGGEWVESDSGETFETRDPTTGDVLAELPSGNAADIDRAVAAAEDAFVDWGDASPSKRQRTLETIADRIRSERTAFARLETLDNGKPINEARADVHLAAEHFRYFAGITRATEGETVPTDGSRRVTTIKEPYGVVGAIIPWNFPLLMAAWKLAPAIAAGNTVVLKPAEQTPLSVLKLMAEIDDVLPDGVINVVTGFGSDAGEPLTTHPDVRKLAFTGSTAIGKQVMKNAAENVTDVTLELGGKNPIVIYPDADLDRAVQTTIFAIFYNTGECCTAGSRLFIHEDIEEEFLNQLATAAEGLTIDDPLLDSTRLGPKVSEEQRERTLGYLDAAREAGASMLTGGGVPDDEALADGCFVTPTIVRDLDHDHPAVQEEIFGPVLEVFSWNEYDDMIELANDVEYGLAAGVVTSDIDQAHRTAADLEAGTIWVNQYNDFPTGMPFGGYKQSGIGRERAQETIEHYTQTKSIDISVR, encoded by the coding sequence ATGGCATCCGAAACCGAATCTGAAGCAGCGTCAGCGAGCGAACGACGAGCGGAAATTCATGAACGACACCAAGAGACTGCAGAAGCAGTTGTCCCCGAACAGCGTGGGTGTTACATCGGTGGCGAGTGGGTCGAAAGCGATTCCGGTGAGACGTTTGAGACACGCGATCCGACGACAGGCGATGTCCTCGCGGAACTTCCGTCCGGAAACGCAGCAGACATCGACAGAGCTGTCGCAGCCGCAGAAGACGCATTCGTCGATTGGGGTGATGCTTCGCCCTCGAAGCGCCAGCGGACGCTCGAAACCATCGCCGATCGGATCAGATCGGAGCGCACAGCGTTCGCGCGTCTCGAAACGCTCGACAACGGTAAACCAATCAACGAAGCACGAGCTGACGTTCATCTCGCTGCCGAGCATTTCCGATACTTTGCCGGCATAACGCGCGCGACCGAAGGCGAAACCGTTCCGACGGACGGCTCTCGCCGCGTTACAACCATCAAAGAACCCTACGGAGTCGTCGGTGCCATCATTCCGTGGAATTTTCCATTACTGATGGCAGCGTGGAAGCTCGCACCGGCGATCGCTGCTGGCAACACGGTCGTTCTGAAACCAGCAGAACAGACGCCGCTGTCTGTCCTGAAGCTGATGGCGGAGATCGACGACGTACTCCCTGATGGTGTTATTAACGTCGTTACTGGCTTTGGTTCCGATGCTGGTGAGCCACTCACGACACACCCAGACGTGCGTAAACTCGCATTCACTGGATCGACAGCGATCGGAAAGCAGGTGATGAAAAACGCGGCTGAGAACGTTACTGACGTGACACTCGAACTGGGCGGGAAGAACCCGATCGTGATTTACCCAGATGCAGATCTCGATCGGGCAGTACAGACGACAATCTTCGCAATTTTCTACAACACCGGCGAGTGTTGTACTGCGGGATCACGGCTGTTCATTCACGAGGATATCGAGGAGGAGTTCCTCAATCAGTTGGCCACAGCGGCCGAAGGGCTCACGATAGACGACCCGCTGCTCGACAGCACTCGACTTGGTCCGAAGGTCTCGGAGGAGCAACGCGAGCGAACGTTGGGCTACCTCGATGCTGCGCGCGAAGCCGGAGCATCGATGCTGACCGGCGGTGGCGTGCCGGACGACGAAGCGCTCGCGGACGGATGCTTCGTCACTCCGACGATCGTCCGCGATCTCGATCACGATCACCCGGCTGTTCAAGAGGAGATCTTCGGTCCCGTTCTCGAAGTGTTCTCGTGGAACGAGTACGATGACATGATCGAACTGGCAAACGACGTCGAGTACGGTCTCGCTGCGGGCGTCGTTACGAGTGATATCGATCAGGCACACCGAACCGCAGCCGATCTCGAAGCTGGAACGATTTGGGTCAACCAGTACAACGATTTCCCGACCGGAATGCCGTTCGGTGGCTACAAGCAGTCCGGAATCGGACGCGAGCGCGCACAAGAAACGATCGAACACTACACACAAACGAAGAGCATCGATATCTCAGTCAGATGA
- a CDS encoding MFS transporter — protein sequence MSGRSSGGGHRKTGSYRIIAILWVLVFVSGCQMLIIAPILPQISGQIAVSESLLGTLITAYAVSVGVFALITGPISDRIGRRRILLIGNTIMTVALVLHWFVWDFASLFGVRALAGVAGGILNGASLAYVGDYFPREQRGWANGWLFTGMAAGQIAGIPVGTLMAEQVGFRFPFLVFGLLLAVALLLLWMYVPDPDVELSDQLTIKSALEGYAVLLQRRDVVAAIAIFVIMFGGNALYITYLPTWLEATLDAGGETIATLFFFGGLGSILAGPRAGTLSDRVGRKRIIVAASACLAIVMLATTSLAVSMWVTYGLFFVVMGLFTARATPFQTLLTEMVASDKRGSFLNLTLGMGQIGSGLGGGLAGVAYASVGYGGTTLSAAAAMIIIGILVWVFLPETTQQTRDGSVVLTPERRTKSGEK from the coding sequence ATGAGCGGACGGAGTAGCGGTGGTGGTCACAGAAAAACAGGTTCGTACCGAATTATCGCCATTCTGTGGGTGCTCGTATTTGTTTCCGGCTGTCAGATGCTCATTATTGCTCCTATTCTCCCACAGATCAGCGGCCAAATCGCTGTCTCGGAGTCGCTCTTAGGAACGCTCATCACCGCATACGCTGTTTCCGTCGGTGTTTTTGCGCTCATCACAGGACCAATCTCGGATCGGATCGGGAGGCGCCGAATCCTTCTCATCGGTAATACGATCATGACCGTTGCACTCGTCCTTCATTGGTTCGTGTGGGATTTTGCTTCGCTCTTTGGCGTTCGTGCACTCGCGGGCGTCGCCGGGGGAATTCTCAACGGCGCATCGCTCGCGTACGTCGGTGATTACTTCCCACGCGAACAGCGAGGGTGGGCAAACGGTTGGTTGTTCACAGGGATGGCAGCCGGACAGATTGCAGGGATTCCAGTGGGAACGCTCATGGCCGAACAGGTCGGGTTCCGGTTCCCGTTTCTCGTCTTTGGCCTATTGCTGGCTGTGGCCCTTCTGCTCCTCTGGATGTACGTCCCCGATCCAGATGTGGAGCTCTCGGATCAACTAACGATCAAAAGTGCACTCGAAGGGTACGCAGTGTTGTTGCAGCGACGTGATGTTGTCGCGGCGATTGCGATCTTCGTAATCATGTTCGGTGGAAACGCACTCTATATCACCTATCTACCGACGTGGCTCGAAGCGACACTCGATGCTGGCGGTGAAACCATTGCTACACTGTTTTTCTTTGGTGGCCTGGGAAGCATCCTCGCCGGGCCTCGCGCCGGAACGCTCTCAGATCGCGTCGGTCGAAAGCGTATCATCGTTGCTGCGTCTGCTTGTCTTGCCATTGTTATGCTCGCAACAACATCGCTTGCAGTCAGTATGTGGGTCACGTACGGGCTGTTTTTCGTCGTCATGGGACTGTTTACTGCGCGTGCGACACCATTCCAAACGCTGTTGACAGAGATGGTTGCAAGCGACAAGCGAGGATCATTTCTCAATCTCACACTCGGGATGGGGCAGATCGGCTCTGGACTCGGTGGTGGACTCGCGGGCGTTGCCTACGCGAGCGTTGGCTATGGAGGAACGACGCTGAGTGCAGCAGCCGCAATGATCATCATCGGGATTCTCGTATGGGTGTTTCTTCCAGAAACAACACAGCAGACCAGAGATGGCTCAGTTGTACTTACCCCTGAACGACGTACCAAGAGCGGAGAGAAGTGA